In one window of Frigoriglobus tundricola DNA:
- a CDS encoding DUF1553 domain-containing protein, with protein MHLRYTFCVLALWAVAPTAPAADLRVYPADIKLSGPNRTQQLVVVEEENGRAVRDVTASATFASSSEASAKVDATGAILAVGAGEAKVTVTVGSTRVTVPMTVIGEKPGDWSFRNHVIPTLTRSGCNAGACHGALAGKGGFKLSLRGYDPETDWFVTTRQALGRRVDLTKPAISLALAKATRAVPHGGGTRFTEDSPHFKVLLEWIAAGAPGPKANDATLERLDVFPPAILVNPKDKKHTFRAIVRATYSDGTSEDVTRWARFGSSEELVARVSEDGVITPVGNGEAAITVGFGTKVTTLTVTTPFPNDVNTEVFAKSPRNNFVDEFVLKKLQLLQLPPADPCSDAEFIRRAYLDTCGILPTPEQVAAFLANSDPKKRAKLIDTLLDHPAFVDYWAQKWADLLLVSSRKLPQPAMWAFYRKIRQSVADNRPWDAFARDILTASGSTLTNGAGNYFVLHKDVSELAEATSLTFLGMSVGCAKCHNHPLEKWTQDQYWAFTNLFSRVGLKNGDRGGEVLVQSRPEGDALHLRRGVAMPPTPFDSKPLPLDAPADRRAYFTDWLTAADNPYFAKALVNRVWRNYMGRGLVEAEDDLRETNPPSNRELFDALAADFVQHKYDVKHLMRVILNSAAYQRSSRARPESASDDRFYSRFLLRRLPGEVILDAYSDVTGVPTPFDKINSAAGDASTPISAYPAGTRATQVPDSLVTSQFLDAFGRAERVQTCACERTSDASVTQALHLNNGYTLNDKLRDKNSVVAKWITVGWTDEQIVAQTFRLALSREPTDTERKRFLAIMTEAAKGGAQSRREGVEDFLWAVLTGREFLFNH; from the coding sequence ATGCACCTCCGATACACGTTCTGCGTTCTCGCGCTGTGGGCGGTCGCGCCAACCGCTCCGGCGGCCGATTTGCGCGTGTACCCGGCTGATATCAAACTCAGTGGCCCGAACCGCACTCAGCAACTCGTGGTTGTCGAGGAGGAGAACGGCCGCGCCGTACGCGACGTGACCGCCAGCGCCACGTTCGCGTCCTCGAGCGAGGCGAGCGCCAAAGTGGACGCGACCGGTGCGATTCTCGCTGTGGGCGCGGGAGAAGCGAAGGTCACCGTCACCGTCGGTTCAACGCGCGTGACGGTTCCGATGACGGTCATCGGCGAGAAACCCGGCGACTGGAGCTTCCGCAATCACGTCATCCCGACTCTGACACGATCTGGGTGCAACGCCGGCGCCTGTCACGGCGCGCTGGCTGGTAAGGGCGGCTTCAAACTCTCGCTCCGTGGTTACGACCCCGAGACCGACTGGTTCGTCACGACCCGGCAGGCGCTCGGCCGCCGCGTCGATCTCACCAAGCCGGCCATTAGTCTTGCACTCGCCAAGGCCACGCGCGCGGTGCCCCACGGCGGCGGTACCCGGTTCACCGAGGATTCGCCGCACTTTAAGGTGCTGCTCGAATGGATAGCGGCCGGCGCACCGGGGCCGAAAGCTAACGACGCCACGCTCGAACGGCTGGACGTGTTCCCGCCCGCGATTCTTGTGAACCCGAAAGACAAGAAGCACACGTTCCGCGCGATTGTGCGAGCCACCTACTCCGACGGCACGAGCGAGGACGTGACCCGCTGGGCGCGGTTCGGGTCGAGCGAGGAGCTGGTCGCGCGCGTCAGCGAGGACGGCGTCATCACACCCGTTGGTAACGGCGAAGCAGCAATCACGGTCGGCTTCGGGACGAAAGTGACGACGCTGACGGTCACCACCCCCTTCCCTAACGACGTGAACACCGAGGTGTTCGCGAAATCACCGCGGAACAACTTCGTCGATGAGTTCGTCCTCAAGAAGCTCCAACTCCTGCAACTCCCGCCGGCCGACCCGTGCAGCGACGCGGAATTCATTCGCCGCGCGTACCTCGACACCTGTGGCATCCTGCCGACTCCAGAGCAGGTTGCCGCGTTCCTCGCGAACAGCGATCCGAAGAAGCGCGCGAAGCTCATCGACACGCTGCTCGATCACCCGGCCTTTGTTGATTACTGGGCGCAGAAGTGGGCCGATCTGTTGCTCGTGTCCAGCCGCAAGCTGCCGCAACCGGCGATGTGGGCGTTCTACCGCAAGATCCGGCAGAGCGTGGCCGACAACCGCCCGTGGGACGCCTTCGCACGCGACATCTTGACCGCGAGCGGGAGCACCCTCACCAATGGTGCGGGCAACTATTTCGTGCTGCACAAGGACGTGAGCGAACTCGCCGAAGCGACCTCGCTCACCTTCCTCGGCATGTCGGTCGGGTGCGCGAAGTGCCACAACCACCCGCTGGAGAAATGGACCCAGGACCAGTATTGGGCGTTCACGAACCTGTTCTCCCGCGTGGGGCTGAAAAACGGCGACCGCGGCGGCGAGGTACTCGTGCAGAGCCGGCCCGAAGGCGACGCGCTCCACCTGCGGCGCGGGGTCGCGATGCCGCCGACGCCGTTCGACTCCAAGCCGCTGCCCCTCGACGCGCCCGCCGACAGGCGAGCGTACTTCACCGACTGGCTCACCGCCGCGGACAACCCGTACTTCGCCAAGGCGCTCGTGAACCGCGTGTGGCGGAACTACATGGGCCGCGGACTGGTGGAGGCCGAGGACGACCTGCGTGAGACGAACCCGCCCTCCAACCGCGAACTGTTCGACGCGCTCGCGGCCGATTTCGTTCAGCACAAGTACGACGTGAAGCACCTGATGCGCGTGATCCTCAACTCGGCCGCCTACCAGCGTTCTTCGCGGGCGCGACCCGAGAGCGCGAGCGACGACCGGTTCTACTCCCGTTTCCTGCTCCGCCGGCTCCCGGGCGAGGTGATTCTTGATGCGTACTCCGACGTGACCGGCGTGCCGACGCCGTTCGACAAGATCAACTCTGCGGCCGGCGACGCCAGCACGCCAATCAGCGCGTACCCCGCCGGCACGCGGGCGACGCAAGTGCCCGACTCGCTCGTCACCTCGCAGTTTCTCGACGCCTTCGGGCGCGCCGAGCGCGTGCAGACGTGTGCGTGTGAGCGCACCTCCGACGCGAGCGTCACTCAGGCGCTTCACCTCAACAACGGCTACACACTCAACGACAAGTTGCGCGACAAGAACTCGGTCGTCGCGAAGTGGATCACGGTCGGGTGGACCGACGAGCAGATCGTGGCCCAGACCTTCAGACTAGCCCTGTCGCGCGAGCCCACTGACACCGAGCGGAAGCGGTTTCTGGCGATCATGACCGAAGCGGCAAAGGGCGGGGCGCAATCTCGCCGCGAAGGGGTCGAAGATTTCTTGTGGGCGGTCCTCACGGGCCGCGAGTTCCTGTTCAACCACTGA
- a CDS encoding DUF1501 domain-containing protein — protein MIRLDADRPATFCDGLSRRDFLHAGALLPLGLTLPDLQRAKAATGTDDDVNGIMLFLVGGPSQLDTWDLKPNAPAEIRGPFRPIKTRVSGLEISEIFPRMANHADKFSLVRSVYHTATAVHDTGHQMMQTGRLFTGGVEHPHVGCTLGYLKGGRGELPAHVLLPKPIGRTGGNLPHGHTAGYLGKPHDPFILNADPNAPGFKVPDLLPPEYISAIRAERRQKLRDAVDGATNAFEQSEQVKQLDDNFKLAYKLMSSAKAREAFALEKEPEKTRERYGRTRFGQCCLMARRLIEAGVRFVTVNMFETVFDEVTWDIHGSKPFTDIVQMSKEVAPNFDQAYSALLEDLDTRGLLSNTMVVALGEFGRTPKVNPAGGRDHHPGAWTVVMGGGPIKGGRVVGETDEQGYAPKTRPVTPGEIAATIYKGLGLDPHKELPGPQNRPMPMVDYALKPIAELF, from the coding sequence ATGATCAGGCTGGACGCCGACCGCCCCGCCACGTTCTGTGATGGTCTGTCGCGCCGCGACTTCCTTCATGCCGGGGCGCTTCTCCCGCTCGGCCTGACGTTACCTGACCTCCAGCGGGCCAAGGCCGCAACCGGCACCGATGACGATGTGAACGGCATCATGTTGTTCCTCGTGGGCGGGCCGAGCCAACTGGACACCTGGGACCTGAAGCCCAACGCCCCGGCCGAGATCCGCGGGCCGTTCCGGCCGATCAAGACGCGCGTCAGCGGGCTCGAGATCAGCGAAATCTTCCCACGGATGGCAAATCACGCGGACAAGTTCTCACTCGTGCGCAGCGTCTATCACACGGCGACCGCCGTTCACGACACCGGCCACCAGATGATGCAGACGGGCCGGCTGTTCACGGGCGGCGTGGAGCACCCGCACGTCGGGTGCACACTGGGCTATCTCAAGGGCGGGCGGGGCGAACTCCCGGCGCACGTCCTGCTCCCCAAGCCGATCGGACGGACCGGCGGCAACTTGCCGCACGGGCACACCGCGGGCTACCTGGGCAAGCCCCACGACCCGTTCATCTTGAACGCCGATCCGAACGCGCCCGGCTTCAAGGTGCCGGACCTGCTCCCGCCCGAGTACATCTCCGCGATCCGCGCCGAGCGGCGCCAGAAGCTCCGCGACGCGGTCGACGGGGCGACGAACGCGTTCGAGCAAAGCGAGCAGGTCAAACAACTCGACGACAACTTCAAACTCGCGTACAAACTGATGTCCAGCGCCAAGGCGCGGGAAGCCTTCGCCCTCGAAAAGGAACCGGAGAAGACGCGCGAGCGCTACGGCCGCACCCGGTTCGGCCAGTGCTGCCTCATGGCCCGCCGGCTGATCGAAGCCGGGGTGCGGTTCGTGACGGTCAACATGTTCGAGACGGTGTTCGACGAGGTGACCTGGGACATCCACGGGTCCAAGCCGTTTACCGACATCGTTCAGATGTCGAAGGAGGTCGCGCCGAACTTCGATCAGGCGTACTCGGCGCTGCTCGAGGACCTGGACACCCGCGGGCTGTTGTCGAACACGATGGTGGTCGCGCTGGGCGAGTTCGGCCGGACGCCGAAGGTGAACCCGGCGGGCGGGCGCGACCACCACCCGGGCGCCTGGACGGTCGTCATGGGCGGCGGTCCGATCAAGGGCGGGCGCGTCGTCGGCGAAACGGACGAACAGGGCTACGCCCCGAAGACGCGGCCGGTCACGCCGGGCGAGATCGCCGCGACGATCTACAAGGGGCTGGGGCTCGATCCGCACAAGGAACTGCCCGGCCCGCAGAACCGCCCGATGCCGATGGTCGATTACGCGCTGAAGCCGATCGCCGAGTTGTTCTAA
- a CDS encoding WD40 repeat domain-containing protein, translating into MSRVLAAVLLVVPAVATAAPPAVTAIAYSPNGEYLALGLPGEVRLFDAPRAEIGVPISVPGRLTALAFHPIQRWIAVAHGDAGKSGLLGLHPIAGSGSGPRVAIEAHRDAIYALAFSPDGRTLATAGYDRVIHLWDLSPDAQLAKAPRLTLKDHSDAIYGLSFHPDGKLLASAGADRAVKVWDTATGKRLYTLSDATDWVYAVAWSPDKKHLAASGVDKSLRVWAADAEGGKLVGTAFAHEKPVWRLAYSADGSVLYTAGEDRIVKSWDAGKLAERKVYATQPDAILDFALRPDGKQFALARFDGAAVVIDTAAGKAVAEPLAAKGASKGNAVDASRADQPKVETLSPSGATRGTTVRVRVSGTNLGQVTAITANVPDVRVRLAPVGWDPARLELDVTIGAAAPVGAVPFTFTSAGGKSTQAAFAIDRYAAVQEVGNTDSARTAMPVKLPVTVLGVVDRAGDVDYFRFVANAGDQIGVQTVAAEVGSKLDSALVLTDDAGTVLADGTTALGYTVRRPGTYAIGIRDREFRGGPNFTYRLHIGDVPVVTGVFPLAVQRGRTASVHVSGVNLAPGATVGVTTKVSVPADAVPGSKVAVALPDTVTGAVGKAEVTVSEFPAVVLDPATGGDIRVPGSADGILTKPNEAQTAHFAAKRGERLIVEVLARRAGSPVDSVIEILDPAGKPVPVATLRCTAKTHVTFRDHDSGSPGIRLDAWNELGIDDYLFVNGDLMRILELPKGPDDDCEFYQTAGRRVGFLGTTPAHHSMGLPMYKVELHPPGKTFPPNGMPVFTLNYRNDDGGPGYGKDSCLHFDPPADGTYQVRVSDARGAFGPAHAFRVTVRPPRPGFTITANVNSPSLLSGGAVPIDVTVSRTDGFDGRVDVALKDVPTGFTAPATFVEAGQNETAFGLYGEANAALPTKPDVKLVASATIGGKEVTHEIPLRLPMRIGTGEIATTVREQTVRLQPGKETRFTVDIARQGKFAGRVPLEVKGLPHGVRVLNVGLNGILVTERETSREVVLYAEPWVKPMDRPIVVFARREGADGEFAAKPLTLRVEK; encoded by the coding sequence ATGTCGCGTGTTCTCGCTGCCGTGCTGCTCGTCGTCCCCGCGGTCGCCACGGCCGCGCCGCCAGCAGTGACGGCGATTGCGTACTCCCCGAACGGCGAGTACCTCGCTCTCGGGTTGCCCGGCGAAGTCCGACTCTTTGATGCGCCGCGCGCGGAGATCGGCGTTCCGATCTCCGTACCGGGCCGGCTGACGGCACTCGCATTTCACCCGATCCAGAGATGGATCGCTGTCGCACACGGGGACGCGGGTAAAAGCGGATTGCTCGGGCTCCATCCGATCGCCGGCTCCGGCTCGGGGCCGCGCGTCGCGATCGAGGCCCACCGCGATGCGATTTACGCGCTGGCGTTCTCGCCCGACGGGCGGACGCTCGCGACCGCCGGATACGATCGCGTGATTCACCTCTGGGACCTGTCCCCGGACGCCCAGCTCGCCAAGGCTCCGCGGCTCACGCTCAAGGACCACAGCGACGCGATCTACGGGCTGTCGTTCCACCCCGACGGTAAACTCCTCGCGTCGGCGGGTGCGGATCGCGCCGTGAAGGTGTGGGACACCGCAACCGGCAAACGGCTCTACACCCTGAGTGACGCCACCGACTGGGTGTACGCGGTCGCGTGGAGCCCGGACAAGAAGCACCTCGCCGCGTCCGGCGTGGACAAGAGCCTCCGCGTGTGGGCGGCCGACGCCGAGGGCGGCAAGCTCGTCGGCACCGCGTTCGCGCACGAGAAGCCCGTGTGGCGACTCGCGTACTCTGCTGATGGCAGTGTGCTCTACACGGCCGGCGAAGACCGCATCGTGAAATCGTGGGACGCGGGGAAGCTCGCCGAGCGAAAGGTGTACGCCACCCAACCCGATGCGATTCTCGACTTCGCGCTCCGCCCGGACGGGAAGCAGTTCGCGCTCGCCCGCTTCGACGGCGCGGCGGTCGTCATCGACACGGCCGCCGGTAAGGCCGTCGCGGAGCCGCTGGCGGCGAAAGGCGCCTCCAAAGGGAACGCGGTCGATGCCTCGCGTGCCGATCAGCCGAAAGTTGAGACGCTCTCGCCGAGCGGCGCGACCCGCGGGACGACCGTGCGCGTTCGGGTTTCCGGAACCAATCTCGGTCAGGTGACGGCCATCACGGCGAACGTGCCTGACGTGCGGGTCCGGCTCGCGCCCGTCGGGTGGGACCCCGCGCGGCTGGAACTCGATGTGACCATCGGCGCGGCGGCGCCGGTCGGCGCGGTCCCGTTCACCTTCACCTCGGCCGGCGGGAAATCCACTCAGGCGGCTTTCGCGATCGACCGGTACGCCGCCGTGCAAGAGGTCGGGAACACCGACTCCGCCCGCACGGCGATGCCGGTTAAACTGCCGGTGACGGTCCTGGGCGTGGTGGATCGCGCGGGCGATGTGGATTACTTCCGGTTCGTGGCGAACGCCGGAGATCAGATCGGCGTGCAGACGGTCGCGGCCGAAGTCGGCTCGAAACTCGACTCCGCACTCGTCCTGACCGACGACGCCGGAACGGTACTCGCGGACGGCACAACGGCGCTCGGCTACACCGTGCGCCGGCCCGGCACTTACGCGATCGGCATCCGGGACCGCGAGTTCCGCGGGGGTCCGAACTTCACCTACCGGCTCCACATCGGTGACGTGCCGGTCGTGACCGGCGTGTTCCCGCTCGCCGTGCAGCGCGGCCGCACGGCGAGCGTTCACGTGAGCGGGGTCAACCTCGCACCGGGGGCCACCGTCGGCGTGACCACGAAAGTGAGCGTACCGGCCGACGCGGTCCCCGGCTCCAAGGTCGCAGTGGCGCTGCCCGACACGGTGACGGGCGCGGTGGGGAAGGCCGAGGTGACGGTGTCCGAATTCCCCGCGGTCGTACTCGACCCGGCGACCGGCGGGGACATCCGCGTGCCGGGTTCCGCCGATGGCATCTTGACCAAGCCGAACGAGGCGCAGACCGCGCACTTCGCGGCGAAGCGCGGCGAGCGATTGATCGTCGAGGTGCTGGCCCGGCGCGCGGGGTCGCCGGTGGATTCCGTCATCGAGATCCTCGACCCCGCGGGCAAACCGGTCCCGGTCGCGACGCTCCGCTGCACCGCCAAGACGCACGTCACGTTCCGCGACCACGACTCCGGCAGCCCCGGCATTCGCCTCGACGCGTGGAACGAGCTGGGCATCGACGACTACCTGTTCGTGAACGGCGATCTGATGCGGATACTGGAGCTACCCAAGGGGCCGGACGACGACTGCGAGTTCTACCAGACCGCCGGGCGCCGGGTCGGGTTCCTCGGCACCACGCCGGCGCACCACAGCATGGGTCTGCCCATGTACAAGGTGGAACTGCACCCGCCGGGCAAGACCTTTCCGCCCAACGGGATGCCGGTGTTCACCCTGAACTACCGGAACGACGACGGCGGCCCCGGGTACGGCAAAGACAGCTGCCTCCACTTCGATCCCCCGGCCGATGGCACGTACCAGGTGCGCGTCTCCGATGCCCGCGGCGCGTTCGGCCCGGCGCACGCCTTTCGGGTCACCGTGCGCCCGCCCCGGCCGGGGTTCACGATCACCGCGAACGTGAACAGCCCGAGTCTCTTGAGCGGCGGCGCGGTCCCGATCGACGTGACCGTGAGCCGCACCGACGGGTTCGACGGTCGGGTCGACGTGGCGCTCAAGGACGTTCCGACCGGGTTCACCGCCCCGGCGACGTTCGTCGAAGCCGGCCAGAACGAAACCGCGTTCGGCCTCTACGGTGAGGCGAACGCCGCGCTGCCGACGAAACCCGACGTGAAACTGGTCGCGTCCGCAACCATCGGTGGTAAGGAGGTCACGCACGAAATCCCGCTGCGACTGCCGATGCGGATCGGCACGGGCGAAATCGCCACGACCGTGCGCGAACAAACGGTCCGGCTCCAACCCGGCAAGGAGACGCGGTTCACGGTGGACATCGCCCGGCAGGGGAAGTTTGCCGGCCGCGTGCCGCTCGAAGTGAAGGGGCTCCCCCACGGCGTGCGGGTACTCAACGTCGGGCTGAACGGCATCCTCGTCACAGAGCGCGAGACGAGTCGCGAAGTGGTGCTGTACGCCGAGCCGTGGGTAAAACCGATGGACCGCCCGATCGTGGTGTTCGCGCGTCGCGAGGGCGCAGACGGCGAGTTCGCCGCGAAGCCGCTCACGCTGCGGGTCGAGAAGTGA
- a CDS encoding M16 family metallopeptidase: MPFHTHKLPNGLQLIGETSPSARSAAVGFFVRTGSRDETPAESGVSHFLEHMMFKGTPRRTAFDVNLDFDRIGASYNAYTSEENTVYYAALLPEYLPRGIDILADILRPSLRDEDFTTEKNVILEEIDMYEDQPGSVAWDRARRIYYGTHPLGNSVLGTKESVGALTRDQMHAYFSRRYAANNIVVSAAGNYDWNTFVRLITDACSGWNTDTVGRENRTEWPGTGGRHLLTREKVQQEYVMFMGGGPPAHSKMRYAADTLALAVGDDSGSRLYWALVDPGHADSADCSYVENDGSGAVYASLSCEPEHTEENTAKVLEVFAGVQTGGITEAELHQAKSKILSRVVRGSEKPMGRMQAIAAAWSYTGEYRDVDTELANFEAVTLADVRAYLDAYPIDRTTVVAFGPLKEMTGLEGKVV, translated from the coding sequence ATGCCTTTTCACACGCACAAGCTGCCCAACGGCCTGCAACTGATCGGCGAGACCAGCCCGTCGGCGCGGTCGGCCGCGGTCGGGTTCTTCGTCCGCACCGGGTCGCGCGACGAGACCCCGGCCGAGTCCGGCGTGTCGCACTTCCTCGAACACATGATGTTCAAGGGCACGCCGCGGCGCACCGCGTTCGACGTGAACCTCGACTTCGACCGGATCGGGGCGAGCTACAACGCGTACACGAGCGAAGAGAACACCGTGTACTACGCGGCGCTCCTGCCGGAGTACCTGCCGCGGGGGATCGACATCCTCGCGGACATCCTGCGGCCGAGCCTGCGCGACGAGGACTTCACGACCGAAAAGAACGTGATCCTCGAAGAGATCGACATGTACGAGGACCAGCCGGGGTCGGTCGCGTGGGACCGCGCCCGGCGGATCTACTACGGGACCCACCCGCTCGGCAACTCGGTCCTCGGCACGAAGGAGAGCGTCGGGGCGCTGACCCGCGACCAGATGCACGCGTACTTCTCCCGGCGGTACGCGGCGAACAACATCGTCGTCTCGGCCGCGGGGAACTACGACTGGAACACGTTCGTTCGGCTCATCACCGACGCCTGTTCGGGGTGGAACACGGACACCGTGGGCCGCGAGAACCGGACCGAGTGGCCCGGGACCGGCGGCCGGCACCTGCTCACCCGCGAGAAGGTGCAGCAGGAGTACGTGATGTTCATGGGCGGCGGGCCGCCGGCGCACTCGAAGATGCGCTACGCGGCCGACACGCTCGCGCTGGCCGTCGGCGACGACTCCGGCAGCCGGCTGTACTGGGCACTGGTCGATCCCGGCCACGCGGACTCGGCCGATTGCAGCTACGTGGAGAACGACGGCAGCGGGGCCGTGTACGCGTCGCTCAGTTGCGAGCCGGAGCACACCGAGGAGAACACCGCGAAGGTGCTCGAGGTGTTCGCGGGCGTTCAAACGGGCGGGATCACCGAGGCCGAACTGCATCAAGCGAAGAGCAAGATCCTCTCGCGCGTGGTCCGCGGGAGCGAGAAGCCGATGGGGCGGATGCAGGCGATCGCGGCCGCGTGGTCGTACACCGGCGAGTACCGCGACGTGGACACCGAACTCGCGAACTTCGAGGCGGTGACGCTCGCCGACGTCCGCGCGTACCTGGACGCCTACCCGATCGACCGCACCACCGTCGTCGCCTTCGGCCCGCTCAAGGAGATGACGGGGCTCGAAGGCAAAGTGGTGTGA
- a CDS encoding sigma-54-dependent transcriptional regulator, translating to MVNENILASSVPPAASTQRVLVVEDLEDTRASLQELLQVSLGLEVDTAEDGASGLALLRQKTYSLVITDLRMPKVGGMKLIEAIQAENIPVTVIVTTGHGSIKEAVEAMRMGAYDFLTKPSDPQHLCLLVQRALRERALQDEVTALRQQLGDRHVFQNVLSRSPKMVDVFELISHIADTSSTVIIRGETGTGKEQVARAIHQASAAVRPGPFVAVNCGALNENLLESELFGHEKGSYTGADKKRIGRFELAHQGTLFLDEIGDVPMSMQIKLLRVLQERKFERVGGVEPIEVDVRVVAATHQDMEKMVKDGKFREDLYYRLNVVRIDLPPLRERPEDIPVLVGHFCQKFGRPNQKPPTVSVEAMDVLTKCPWPGNVRQLENAIERACVTARDGIIRPKDLPSDVGRRPDGQKHPFQVDLSRKLPEQLNELTAAFEKRYISRALRRTRGHVGKCAKITGLSRRSITDKISQYGIDKKEFKADEE from the coding sequence ATGGTGAATGAAAACATTCTTGCATCTTCCGTGCCGCCCGCGGCTTCGACGCAACGGGTTCTCGTGGTCGAGGACCTGGAGGACACCCGCGCCTCGCTCCAGGAACTGCTCCAGGTGAGCCTGGGGCTCGAAGTCGATACCGCCGAGGACGGCGCGAGCGGCCTGGCGCTCCTGCGTCAGAAAACGTACAGCCTCGTCATCACGGACCTTCGCATGCCGAAGGTGGGCGGGATGAAGCTGATCGAGGCGATCCAGGCCGAGAACATACCGGTGACGGTCATCGTCACGACCGGCCACGGCAGCATCAAGGAGGCGGTCGAGGCGATGCGGATGGGCGCCTACGACTTCCTGACCAAGCCGTCGGACCCTCAACACCTCTGCTTGTTGGTCCAGCGGGCGCTCCGCGAGCGCGCGCTCCAGGACGAAGTGACGGCGCTGCGGCAGCAGTTGGGTGACCGGCACGTGTTCCAGAACGTGCTGAGCCGCAGCCCGAAAATGGTCGACGTGTTCGAACTGATCAGCCACATCGCGGACACCTCCTCGACGGTCATCATTCGCGGAGAAACCGGCACCGGTAAAGAGCAAGTCGCGCGGGCGATTCACCAGGCATCGGCGGCGGTCCGGCCCGGCCCTTTTGTGGCCGTCAACTGCGGCGCGCTCAACGAAAACCTTTTGGAAAGCGAACTGTTCGGCCACGAAAAGGGCTCGTACACCGGGGCCGATAAGAAGCGGATCGGGCGGTTCGAGTTGGCCCACCAAGGCACCCTGTTCCTCGACGAGATCGGCGACGTGCCGATGTCGATGCAGATCAAGCTGCTCCGCGTTCTCCAAGAGCGGAAGTTCGAGCGGGTCGGCGGCGTGGAACCCATCGAGGTGGACGTGCGCGTGGTCGCGGCGACGCACCAGGATATGGAGAAGATGGTCAAGGACGGCAAGTTCCGCGAGGACCTTTACTACCGCCTCAACGTCGTACGGATCGATCTGCCGCCGCTCCGCGAGCGCCCCGAAGATATCCCGGTCCTGGTCGGCCACTTCTGCCAGAAGTTCGGCCGCCCCAATCAGAAACCGCCGACCGTGAGCGTGGAGGCGATGGACGTGCTCACGAAGTGTCCCTGGCCGGGGAACGTTCGGCAGCTCGAAAACGCGATCGAGCGCGCCTGCGTCACGGCGCGCGACGGGATCATCCGGCCGAAGGACCTGCCCTCCGATGTTGGGCGCCGGCCCGACGGGCAGAAGCACCCGTTCCAGGTCGATCTGTCCCGCAAGCTGCCCGAACAACTCAACGAACTGACCGCGGCGTTCGAGAAGAGGTACATCAGCCGCGCGCTGCGACGCACCCGCGGCCACGTCGGCAAGTGCGCGAAGATCACCGGGCTCTCGCGCCGCAGCATCACCGACAAGATCTCGCAGTACGGCATTGACAAGAAGGAGTTTAAGGCGGACGAGGAGTGA